The segment GTGGTCAGAGCGATCGGTTTTCATGTCGGGGAACCCAGGTTcgattttcaatataaattattttgtttttactatttGTGATAATGTAAAAACACCGAGCGCCGCTTGATTAACCAGGTAATGTAAAGAATACTTatcgaaattattttttgacaatGATTTAACTTGCTTGTGTAATGTAAACAGCGTAAGTACCTAGGTTTATAGGTGTTTATAACTGTATGTCGAACTTagttcgaggctaactcaatctgtgtaatttgtcaaaaaaaaaaataggtgtCTATATGTATTACGTAGGAGGtagttattgtaatttaattttgaatgttcAGGGTCCCTGCCAAGTATTTGtcaatttatctttattttgtcAATCAATGTCAAAATCGTTGCTTTCGgagatatttgtaaaaaataataatataccgCTTAGATAAATCGTTTTATGAAGACTagagttattttaaaacaaacacaGTCATGTTTGAAATTAGATATTACGATGGACAGTGATGTAGCTCTGTAACTAGGGAGGTAGGAACTCCAGGGCAAAATTGATATGGGCCccttacaaattaatattatgaattcaGCGGTAAAATCTTTCATCATTATGgaatgatgaaattttgtataatatgttAGATATTTTATGGGAGTGAAGTCTCGGACATAtcaagtaataattattatatatataaatcataataaaataaaggaataacCATCATTAAACTCTTCATTGAAAACTGTAAAagagtatgtaggtatgtcattactttaattaaatctaTACCCTGGTGTCCGATTCTCATGCAATAGGAAAGTccatgttaataaaatattccaaaCTTTCCATAGTAAAGTAATATgctacgaaatttaaaaaaaaacgattatgCAGATCAAGCCttctaaataatttgttttgaaaaaaaaaaggtttgacCCAAAGttttattctataattaagtaggcagtgccgtgtggttcccggcaccaatacaaaaaagaataggaccactccatctctttcccatggatgtcgtaaaaggtgactaagggataggcaactaacaaataacaaacttgggattcttttttaggcgatgggctagcaacctgtcactatttgaatctcaattctatcattaagccaaatagctgaacgtggccattcagtcttttcaagactattggctctgtcaataCTGTAAACTTACTACCTGTAGTTAGGACTGATTTAAGGATAATTTTAACACCTTTTATAGTTAAGACTGACTTAAAGATATTTTCCCCGGTAATCTCCCGATTACTATCGTCTCTGAAGGTCATGAACATCGTTTGTTTCAAAAGTCAAAAAATTTGCCACCTCCATTACCTTCTTTCGTATGTAAGTCGACTGCAGAAGAACTTGATTCCCCTAGgttttgtttatatgtatatgaacaTCATGTTTATTCTGTAGTTGATTGTCGACATAGGCGGTCACTATCCCACCACCATGACCTTACCAACTGTCGGCTATACGAGCAGCATTATGGGAGGAGTGCATCCTTTCTTGAATACAAAATCTCTTTACTGTCACTTGGCTTGTGTAGTTCTATACTATTCTAGGGAGGGTTCACCACGCACATTACGCCTTGCGTAGTCGTTAGGATCTTTTATCTTGAAGACCTCTGGATCTCAATCTTGTTTTGTAAATCCTAAAGATAATCAATACAAAAGAGCAAAATAATAGATTCCATTCCCACTACGCTTTAACCGCATTCTCACGGCGTGGACTTGGCATGGTACCTCTATAATCCCTCTAAAATTGTTACAAATCTGTaaggatattttatttcttctcaAAAACACATGATTCTCAATGCCGAATTGTTCCCGGAATTTTTGAATGATTTCCTCGTGGGTGTCATAAAAAACTATTAAGGGAGTAAGCAGATTCATTTAGCAAGCTTGCATTCTAGTCTAGCAGCGAAGAAAAAAGATGGTGTGTATCAGCTTCTCCTTTTTCcacgcagattgtaaaagttaatcaagtCAAGGGCTGGgataattttttatgagaTATCATTAGACGGTACGCCTAAAGCTACCGTACCgtcacaaaattataatagtgcaaaataaaatcatagaaTTCGTATTAGTATTATGATTCTATGTTGCAAATCTATAACCGATTCCATTCCTATAGCTACATTATAAGATAAGGTAAATATCCGAGTTAAACCTGAGGAGTTATCACTTAGTAAGTACATGATAACGGATAATGAAGTTTGATATTTGATAGCCTTTTTACCCACTGTGATAAGACTGCCGTTTACcgattgcaatttttttatcagcgCTGATTCGTTTTATTCTATAATCAACCAGGAAAAACAAGAGCTGATACAGAAGCACATATCTACGCCAAAGCCTCAGAATAGGTAATACAAAAGGACACGCTTGCTTCCCGGAAGGGCAAGCAGATACTACATTTTTGCGAAGTTTCCTACATAATTATCTTCATAAAAAACGAATGAAGCTTCGTAATCTGTCTTTCAACAAATAAGCATAAAACTCGTCTCAAATCACTGGTATAAGATTGTATCAGTCATTTGATAAGACCAATTAGTTAACggatctttaaatttaaaggaaATCGCCATCATATGATAGTGAAGCTGGAAGACAGTGGCAATGGTTGTGACGACAGTGGAGGTCGTAGATGATGGTGAAAAGATGAAAGAACTAATATAACAATAACTGGACATCCATATTCTAAAAGAGGGTTGATGCCAAGTTGGATTTAGCCTAGGCTAGTTGTCATCGTAATAATTATCGGTTGTATACTATACTAACGTTCTAAAGTGGTAAAGTTTGTTTGGCAGGGCTATAGCTAATCTTCGgaaatactgaaccgatcaTGAAAAGCCTTTCAGCGTTTAAAAGTTACCctcattatacatacatacttattatattgttacgtatatcccttgcgaggtagaaatgactgaaaggccaagttcagctgtttaggtACTTCCATTTTCTACGGGTGCTATAGCCATGTACCATGGGTGAAGCCGTGGTGGGACGCTggacattaattattttgtcacCAGGTCCTACTTAATGggtataatatttaatgtaaatttgaCCGGATTTAAGAGAGAAATTCTCATAGCCGCAATTCTTGACGGTTTCGcggtatatttgtaaacgAATTATGTTTTCCAAAACATACCATCGTAAATTTACTGAGAGAAATGCAAACACACATCGCCTGCATCATAGTGAATACAATACAACTAGCGTGCAACACAAATATCGGTTAGatcaacaattattattaaacaaataaacgttacgtgtggtttccggaatACTTAGTAAAATAGGACTATTTGATCACTACCTGTGGACTTAAGAACAAAAACAccaacataaattaataaaaatcgatAGAAAGCTTGTTGAAAAGAGGAGGAAGAGCACTATAAATgttttacaaactaaaatttaattgaagcGACTGCATCTTGAATTATTCTTAAAAGTATATCAAGTATTGATAGTGTAGAGTAGTATCtacgaaattaaattaactgtaCTTTAGGAAAGAAAGTACTTCGCTTTGGTATCAGTATCTATCAAattcatttgaaaataaataacttatgaGTAAAAATAGTCGTGCTgacttgtaataaaataagatctTTAAGTACGGGTGCctacataagtaggtacctaaaaaCACGTTCCATTTTTGTCGGTGACAAAGTGAATTGTTTTCGGTAGACATACCTAGATACCTATGCTCCTTGGAGAATATGGTGAATTTTGATACGAAgagatattttgttataagcTTATGTCGTCAGttcattcaattatttatacttatacataaaagTTGATAAAAGCGATATTGGTTAGAATGTATGATTGTATcatgtaggtataattttaaagttcagATAAGTATGTTTTGAGTTGGAATGGAAGTGATGTTTGTATTGAacgattttcttttttattggcgaGATAACTGCTTGGTAGGTACCGACCAAGCCAAGTACCTAggataaagaattaaaatgaTAGCTGTTGATCGATTAAATGTGACTTATTTGCATTGATAACATATTCTCTTAAATAATTTCcgttatattaatattaaaacggataaacaaacttactcaaatcgtttaaaaattatattccaaCACAGCGGAGTCTCCAACCACTAGCGGTCTCCTcagatgtttttgttttgttgttcaCAAAATGTGGATTTGATCACTATTTTTGAACAATATTCCGGGTGTGTGTTCACGTTTGCGCGTCGATATTCGGCAGAGCGAGGCGCGTGGTCGACTTGCAGCACGGTATTGGCGCTTTGAATCAAACTGCGCGCGCATTCCGCGCCGCCTGACGCATTGACGGCATGCGGGATACGCGACGTGATGTGCGCCGTGCCGTGGCCCTCATGGCCCACTGACATTCAAAACACATATCAATAACAGACTATGCATTATTAGTTACCCAAATGCCGATAAAATTCCTCGATAATGCAAAGATCACAGAATATTTGTTCAGCTTCAGTCATGGTCATGCCTCAGGTAGGTACTTCCAGTGGTGACAACTGGAAATAGTCATTTGCGTTCGGCATTTcccttcaaatatttttaggtgGCGGTAAATGGTTCTGGTTATTACCGTATTAATCAGCTTTTATTATGATACAGAACCTTGGGTACCTGTTTATATTGGGTACGGGTATATTGTTTATAGATAATACGAAGTAAGTAGATAATGTGTATAAAATTCTAGTGCCGGGCTAGTTTTGTTCTCTAGCTTCCACATTTGGATGTGcttatttccttagtcgcatCTAACCCTATCTACGATAAAGGATGGCTTTAGGCCGTCGGTAAGGTGACCTGACTAAGGTCGAAATGTATCGGAACAGCATTAATAAAAGTAGTGGCACACAAAATtccataacatttatttaggtCGCGGTAACCACGATCGGCAGCTGCGAATTGCGTCAGGCGACAGATTCCCTAATTATTGTTTATCTTAAACTGTCATTCGCAACTGGCAATAAGTCAGAGGCTACTGTTTCTTAGCTTTCGAAGATGGGCAGCGTCGCGTAGGGCAAACAAATATATCATTAGGAATACCTAGTACCGTATTAGctctattaataattatgtcgTATAAGTATAGCTCCCACATAGGATATCACATGTGCAGAGctattagttaaaaatatagaactaGGTACCAGTAGGGACCTACTTCGAATTATATTACTATCTTGATCCTTATCCGATCGTGGGTTATGTTAggaatgagaaaaaaaatatttgaattttgtttcgTACCTAACCCTATTCCTAAACTGACACTTTGATCGTTCGGGCATCGTTCCAGGCCTTCAGATTGTTATTCATCAATGTTGTCGAGGCAATGTCTTATCTTTCCTCTCTTACTAACTTAAGTGGGTACCTACAATACCGAAATGTCCACACAAAGATCTTAGCGTGGAATGGATCTCGTTTTTGGGCCGTTTATCACACCATCATACGCTCTCGTAGCCCGTTAGCCAGGGTTTAAAGTAGCTTTAACCGGCTGATATCATCAAGGTCACGAACGATTTTCGGCTGCATTACttagataaaatatacaaaaaattcgTAAACACAAACTACAAAGGCAATAAGAAAATACCGACATAATCATAATACCTACCTTTTGTACCTAGgttttatatctattttattacgGCTCGATGGGAAGCAGACTGCTAGTTAATGTGGTAccattgaatataaaatttgcgGGACTAGAAGTCAATACACCCACACTATGATAACATCTCATCCACTTTTTCTGTTGTCCCTATATTTACAATACTATTAGGTACGCCCAATTTGTAACGGGtcgtaagtttaaaaaattctgTAAAGCAGCCCATTTATAATGATATCGAATTGGTTACTTGCCAACCGTTCCAACTAATGCAATGGTATACTTGTCACAGGCATTCGTTAAAAAGCATCCGTATTCCCAAATAACGTCTCTGTTCGGGCACTTGAATCAAATCTGACAGACAAGACTGCGGCACCGTAGGCACCGCCGTGACTGTTTTTTGCGAGATCGCATAACGCAGATAACATAACGCATACAGACGCAGCTTAAGGCCTGAGGCACGAAGGACTCTTCAGCTGTTAAgagaataaaaacatacatgaCCAAAGGTTTGCACTGATTTTGTGTTTTATCTTAtctatttgaaataatgcCTGATGTGTATTAATATTCAACTTACCATTATTGATATACAGGTACCGATTAAAATAGATATGTGAATTAATGGGGTCAATGATAGAACCATTACTGTTGCTACAGTTATCAAACACCTGTACTTTGGAAGTACTAATATGAAGGAACTGATAAAGATATTAAGGTAGATTCTTACTTGgctaattctattttaaataaagagaaaGTACAATtgaacatttattaatttcccCGAAAAtgcagaataaaaatataaaagaacttAACACCTTTCTTACAGTCAAGGGTTTAATTCTTGAGACAATTATGTGCAACTAGTGACTGCACTATTTTTgcataaacaaatttattatttaatataaaacaattaattattggGTACATTTTTTCAGATAAGCTTTAAACATTTCaccacaaaattataaaaacaatttcaaactAATTCTATAATTACTGCAACAATGGACATTTCAATGATCAACAAAAAATTGATGATTTAACCTTTATTGCCATTGGCATTCAATAACCTTAATAtacactttatttaatttcttagtGTAATTGGTGATTAGCAAGACTAGGTATCTATATGGGATCAATAAAATTGACCAacatcaattttatcaatgGTATGGTCAATCATTATTCTTTGTAAATCATTGAATCAATATTGTATTGACATATTATTACTATGCACTACTAAATACTTCATAGATGTTTGCTCCGAGGAGTTTCAATTTGTCATTGAGAGTTAACTGTTGAGTCAACAAATCTGGAATGTTAGTATTGCCCTTGCAGGTGTTCTTGGTGATGAGTTCATTCATTACAGGTAGCAGCTTAACAAAATGCAACTCCACCTTATTTATGTCTACAAATGGTTCCAGTGAACCTCCTAATTTTAAAGCTCCATTAGTCACAACATGCTCATTTATCTCCAAGTCATTTTTAGTCATTGGAGTAGACTTTGTTGCAAACAAATTTGCTACTTCATCAATTACAGCAGAGAAGCTCCTGCTGACTGATGACATAGCAACAGATGTCACTTCATCGCTCTCTAAAATATCTATAGTCTCTGTCACTATGGTATCTAGTCTTGCTTCATTTGTTTCAATGTGACCAACTAGGTAGTGGACCATTTTCTTGACTGGATCACCCTCAGCTGTGTCAGTGCACAATATTGTTTGTATAGACCAAAACATCTGCTCCACTTCCTGAAGAGTAATCTTCTTTTTCAAGGAAACAGGTTCAACAACTTTCTTGAcagccttttcaatttgtttgaTCAAATCCTCTACTCCTTCACCCACAAAATGATGACAAAGAGACAAATACTTGGCTTGTAGCTCGCTGTCTACAAGCAATTCCTCTTCATGCACTGAGTCCCTGTAGAGGTAACCTCctatcacgttcagctgcactCTCAGTGTCACTTGCAATATACAGAGAGCATACACTAGAACACAGATTCTCGTAAAGATCATTATCTTTAATTGTTCCCATAGTGCCAGTTTATTATCTGGATTTTCCTGCAATTTTTGAACAATTTCTTCAGTATtcaaaactttcaaaatactcTCTGACACAATTTTCGATAGCGACAGGATAGTCTGGTTGCAAGTGCGCTCAGTACTTTCAAAGTGTTGCTTTTTCCTGGTCATTTCAAAAAACTTTTTGGCTTCTTTTTCTTGCCATTCTCTGAGTTTCTTTTGAGCATAGCTTGTTAGTAAGTACAGTCCACCAAACACTGCACCGGTGATAATGAACTTCCTTCGATGTCTGTGCAGAAAGTTTCTTACACTTGAaaacattatgtatttttttggtatAGAGTTTTCAGGTTACTGGAACTCAAGAGGTGAATCTGATCTGTATTTGGTAGTGTTCATAAGACGTTTAGTAATGAATGTGGTAGCGTCAATAAATCTTTCCACACAGTTCATGATGCACACTTCAGTTTTTGAGTCCAGCCGATTGGATGGACGTCCCATGCAAGTGTCCCAACATGTGTCAGTCAGACCATGAACCAGAACCTGgaacatttatttcattacaatttaaagttatttggTATAAAACTTCAGATATTCAAGTTTAGATAAGATGGATAAAGCATTTATCTGTTCATCTGTAGCACACACACAAGTTGATAATGTCCATAAAGACATACTGTAtacaaaacttaaattttagcCATAAGCCAATTCTGTGCAATAGTGGCACAAAAAGGCTACAGCTCAGCACCATGTCGCCCCAGGGAGCAACTGCTGATTTTCAACTAGCACCCTAAAGGGAAGTTGATGAACAGTGATTTGGAATACCATATATTATTGGAATACAAAGCTTTAACTTTGGGACAGATACATATCACCAATTATAGTCAAATATAGCACACCCGTAGTCAATACAAAGTAgtgaaaagttaaaaatgcAAATGACATTTGAATACACATTACAATAGAGACCGTAGGTAGGCAGTCAACGACTCCACAGCAGGCCAAAGGTCGAGAGACAAGCATAACATTTGTTCATCTTTCAAGCATTTACACGAAATGGGTATATTTCTGCTTAATCAATAGAATTTGTCGATCAatgaattgataaaattaacctGAAAACGTTGTTTTTGCGTTTCGGCTAGGATGAAATCTTGCAATTGTGGGTCAACACTTTCTGTTTCGGTCATaatcaatttacaaatcaaaattattttgcacTTGCTAATATTGAAATACCTCTCACTTATTTACTTCGCAGTTATACtcgattaaataaataaaacatgcaTTTTGTGAACACTAAAATGGATAAAGGTTTTGGTAAAGAAAACTTATTAATCCATTTCAtttcaatgaaaatgaaaCGGAAATATCAACCACTGATTGAATGACAGTGACAGTGGCTTGACCGCTTGACAAACAGTAAAGTAACGAAATGAACATAACGACAATGAcaacaatgttttttaattttttcaatgtgaatgtggtataaatttataaacaatgcACGGAATACATTATAAGTTGAATGGATTATCCTAATCGGACAGGGGTATCGTATGAATTTAACTGAAGTGTGATCCTACATTCAATTGAAAATGTATTAGCCgtcctataaaaataaaatttgacattgTATTTTTGACAACTCATCTGACAGATGACTTGCTGAAAAGAGAAGCGTTGGGATTGGGAATTGGGAAATATCGTGcttatttccttttatttatttcttcaatatttgatttcaaatttttGCGAAATTAAGTTCTATATCATGGCTGAGAAAAATATATGGAAATTCTCAGATGACTCTGATTTAAGTGAATACACATTAATAGTACCCAGTGTAGCAGTTGGAAACGTAGGTCAACT is part of the Amyelois transitella isolate CPQ chromosome 20, ilAmyTran1.1, whole genome shotgun sequence genome and harbors:
- the LOC106131687 gene encoding peroxisomal biogenesis factor 3, with the protein product MFSSVRNFLHRHRRKFIITGAVFGGLYLLTSYAQKKLREWQEKEAKKFFEMTRKKQHFESTERTCNQTILSLSKIVSESILKVLNTEEIVQKLQENPDNKLALWEQLKIMIFTRICVLVYALCILQVTLRVQLNVIGGYLYRDSVHEEELLVDSELQAKYLSLCHHFVGEGVEDLIKQIEKAVKKVVEPVSLKKKITLQEVEQMFWSIQTILCTDTAEGDPVKKMVHYLVGHIETNEARLDTIVTETIDILESDEVTSVAMSSVSRSFSAVIDEVANLFATKSTPMTKNDLEINEHVVTNGALKLGGSLEPFVDINKVELHFVKLLPVMNELITKNTCKGNTNIPDLLTQQLTLNDKLKLLGANIYEVFSSA